In Propionispora vibrioides, the sequence GTTGCAGCCGGCCAGGTAAACAGTGTGGAGCCCGCCGCTCCGGTGACCGCTGCCAAAGCCACAGCGGCATCGGCCGCACCGAAGGCAGCCCCGGCAGTTTCGGGCGAGAAACCCAAAGACATGAATCAAGTCTGGGACGGTGTCTTGCGGGAGTTGCTGGCAGCCGGTAAACGTTCGGTACATGCCTGTGTGGCGCAAGGCCAGTTGGTGGCATTCGATGAAAAACAGGCTGTCATTCAGTTTACGGCGGCCTTTCCGAAAGAACGGACGGAAAAAGAGGATTACCGTGCTATTATAGAGAAGATATTCATGCAGATTTCGGGCTATCCGGTTCAACTAAAGTGCATGCTCGGCCACGCGGCGCCGTCCAAACCTGCCGAAGCGCCGGGAACAGATAAAACAGCCGCTCCTGCCGGCCCTAGTGCGGCAAAGCAGCCGGAAGAGGACCACGCGTTAAAACAGGCGTTAAAAATGTTTGGCGGTAAAGTGATCAAGCAGGAAAATCATGAGGAGGGTTAATACATATGTTTGGAAATATGGGAAACATGGGAAATATGGCTGGAATGATGAAAAAAGTACAAAAATTGCAGGCCGATATGGCCAAGATGCAGGAGGAATTGAAAGGCCGTGTTTTGGAAGTCTCCTCCGGCGGTGGTGCCGTTAAAATCGTTATTACCGGCGAGAAACAAATTCAGTCGGTAAAAATTGATCCCGGTGCAGTAGACCCGGAAGATATCGAAATGCTGGAAGACCTGATTGCGGCTGCCGTAAATGAGGCGATCAAAAAAGTAGACGATATGATGGCGCAGGAAATGGGCAAACTGACCGGGGGCTTGAATCTTCCGCCGGGAATGTTTTAAGCTCCATGCAATATATCGCACCGTTAGCCAATTTAATTGAACAATTCCGGGCATTGCCTGGCATTGGAGCAAAGTCCGCTGTGCGGCTTGCCTATCATGTACTGGAAATGGATAAAGATAAGGCTACCGCGTTGTCTAAAGCTATTGTGGAGGCTAAGGCCAAAATCAGCTATTGCCAGACCTGTTTCAATTTAACTGATTGCAACCCTTGCGCTATTTGTCAGTCGCCGAACCGGGATCGAACCGTCCTCTGTGTTATGGAGGAACCCCGCGATGTGGCAGCGATGGAAAGAACACGGGAATATAAGGGACTATACCATGTACTGCATGGTTCATTATCGCCACTGGAAGGGATCGGGCCTGAGGAGTTGCGAATTAAAGAGCTTTTGGTCCGCCTGCAGGACGGCAGTGTAAAAGAAGTCATCATGGCCTCCAATCCCAATGTGGAAGGCGAGGCTACCGCCATGTACCTGGCTCGGCTGATTCAGCCGCTGGGTGTCAAGGTAACGCGCATTGCCCATGGATTGCCGATGGGCGGCGACCTGGAATACGCCGATGAGGTTACCTTGTCCAAGGCGCTGGAAAACCGGCGTGAAATGTAAGGATGTTTAATAACCTCCTCTTGTGGAAAAAATAACCGCAAGAGGAGGTTTTATTTATGGTGATGACATGGCAAAAACTTGTGAAAAACCTGTTAACTCCGGAAGAATGCCAGCCTAAGTCCCTGCCGGACTTAAAGGAAATGGTGGAACAGGCCAGGCAGGAATGGCTGTCGGCCCAATATTATTACAATACCGTAACCGATA encodes:
- a CDS encoding YbaB/EbfC family nucleoid-associated protein is translated as MFGNMGNMGNMAGMMKKVQKLQADMAKMQEELKGRVLEVSSGGGAVKIVITGEKQIQSVKIDPGAVDPEDIEMLEDLIAAAVNEAIKKVDDMMAQEMGKLTGGLNLPPGMF
- the recR gene encoding recombination mediator RecR, with the translated sequence MQYIAPLANLIEQFRALPGIGAKSAVRLAYHVLEMDKDKATALSKAIVEAKAKISYCQTCFNLTDCNPCAICQSPNRDRTVLCVMEEPRDVAAMERTREYKGLYHVLHGSLSPLEGIGPEELRIKELLVRLQDGSVKEVIMASNPNVEGEATAMYLARLIQPLGVKVTRIAHGLPMGGDLEYADEVTLSKALENRREM
- a CDS encoding DUF2508 family protein, with the protein product MVMTWQKLVKNLLTPEECQPKSLPDLKEMVEQARQEWLSAQYYYNTVTDKDLVDHAVYMMQAAEKKYVYLLKQARQAGITHYPYPGHIEEDSKLVY